The sequence below is a genomic window from Dyadobacter chenwenxiniae.
CAGCTCCTGGCAAGTCGCAAGACACTGACATTGAATAATCTGACTTATAAAGTGTATTCCGACAAATGGGACGCAAAGGAATACAGCAAGCTATCTAACGAAGGAAAATCGCCGGCCTTAACGCAGGAAGTGACAAATGGAATGCGTGAGTTCCATTTGGTTTACGAGGGCGATATGGATGTGCAGGAAGCTGGGGATTACATCTTTACAAGCATTTACTCCGGTCCTATGTTCGATTTTGAAGTGGATGGAAAGAGCGTGATGAATACCGGCGAAAGCACTTCACAGGAAACGCACACGGGCTCGGCAAACCTGACTCAGGGCGCACATAAATTTAAAATACATTATTCACGCTTTCCATGGAGACAGCCTGCATTAGGACTTCGTGTTGAAAAATCCGGCATACGTCCTTACGACCTGCACGTGCTTTCGTCACTCCCCGAACCAGAGCCGAAACCTTACATCAGCGTTACGCCAGACAAACAGCCGGAAATGGTTCGCTCATTCATCCAGGTGGAAGGCGAAAAATACAAGCGCACACATTGCATTTCGGTGGGAAGTCCGCAAGGGTGGAGCTACACGATCGACTTGAACCGCGGCGCCATGTTGCAGGCGTGGCGCGGCCAGTTTGCCAACGTTACCGAAATGTGGTACGAAAGAGGCGAGCCCCAATTGTTAACCCCAGCGGGGTTAGCCGTGCACGTTTCAGGACGCAGCAGCCTGGCCGTGCTGGCCGACAAAGGCACAACCTGGCCTGATTCCGCGAACATTAATTTTCTGGGCTATAAGATCAACCCTGAGGGATTCCCTGTTTTCCGTTACGCGGTCGGATCAGCGACAGTGAGCGACCAGATCATTTCCAATGACAAAGGAATGTTGCGGACATTCACCGTTGAAGGCAAGCCAACCGGCGAAATCTATTCGCTGCTTGGATCCGGAAAACAGATCACAGACCTTAAAAACGGACTTTTCCAGATCGATAACCGCTATTACATTCAGGTTAATCAGAAAGCACAGGCTATTGTGAGGCCCGCAGGGGACAATCAGGAGCTGGTATTGCCCGTGTCCGGTTCGGCTACTTATATGATGTTCTGGTAACAATATCTTTAGATTCCAATCAATGAAAAATATACTATTAACGACCCTGATATCACTTGGATGTGTCTCGGCGTATGCGCAATCGAAGCAAAACAAAGAGGATGATTTTTACCGGATCATTACCATTCCCATTCCTGAGAACATTAAAATGGAAGTCGGCGGCATGCAAGTGCTTCCGGATGGCCGTCTCGCCACTTCCACCCGTCGTGGTGAAGTTTGGATGATCGGTAACCCGTATTTGAAGGGCGACGGGCAGCCTTCTTTTCACCGTTTTGCTTCCGGGCTGCACGAACCGCTTGGGCTTCTGTATCGGGGAAAGGATTTCCTGATCTCACAACGCGGTGAAGTAACCCGGCTTGTAGATACGGACAACGATGGTGTTGCAGATGTTTATGATTCTTTTGCAAAATGGCCGTTGTCAGGAAATTATCACCAATATTCGTACGGTCCTGTGCCCATGCCGAATGGTGAACTGCTGGTAACTCTGAACCTGGACTGGGTTGGACGCGGCGCAAGCCAGTCCAAATGGAGAGGCTGGATGCTGAAACTGGGTGAAGACGGAAAACTGACGCCCTTTGCAACAGGTCTCCGCTCCCCCTCCGGCTTCGGATCGTATAAAGGCGATATCTTTTATACCGAGAACCAGGGAGACTGGGTTGGTTCAGGTCGTATGACGCATTTGGAAAAAGGTGATTTTGCAGGAAACCCTGCTGGTTTGCGTTGGAGCAAAGAGGAAGGCTCACCGGTAAAACTAACGCCTTCGGATGTCCCGAACACAGGTGAACCCCTTTACGATGTTGCAAAAAAATTGCCCGGATTGAAAGCTCCGGCAGTTTGGTTCCCGCATACGCTCGTGGGAATCTCTACATCGGATTTCAAAGAGGATGTTACCAATGGCGCATTCGGTCCATTCGCGGGGCAGATGTTTGTAGGCGATCAGGGACATAGCATTATCACACGTGTGGACTTGGAAAAGGTAAATGGCGTGTGGCAGGGAACGGTTTTCCCTTTCCGTGAAGGATTTATGTCGGGGATTTTACGGATGGAATGGGGCCTGGATGGTTCCATGTTCGTAGGGCAGACAAGCCGTGGCTGGTCTGCAACGGGTAAGCAGGAATTCGGCATTCAGCGCCTGGTTTGGACGGGTAAGATGCCATTTGAAATGAAGAATGTGCATTCTATGCCCGACGGTTTTGAGATTACATTTACAAGCCCGGTTGACAAAAAAGCCGCTGCCGATCAGGATGCCTACAAATTGAACAGCTTTACTTACAAATATCACCAAACCTACGGTAGCCCGATCATTAACACGCAGGAAGTGCCTTTGAAAGGAATTGTGGTTTCCGAGGATGGTCTCAAAGTGCGTTTGGTACTGGATCCGGCCTTGCTTCGCAAGGGCTATATTCACGAGATCAAGGCGGACGGAGTGAAAGGTGCCGATGGAAATCCATTGCTCCATGCAACCGGTTACTATACATTGAATGAGATCGCATCGGGCAATCCGGTGAGTGCTTCGGCTTTCACGACTACGGTTAAAGCTGCCGCCGTTGATCACAGTGCCCACGCGGCCGCTGCCAGTGCCGAACCTGCCAATTCAGCCCCTTCCGCAAAACGCGTTGTTGATATGCCTGCGAGCTGGACGAATGGTCCTGATCAGACGATCACGATCGGAACCGTTCCGGGTTTGAAATTCGATATTTCCGAAATTCAGGTGAAAGCGGGAAGCCGTGTAAAAATTGTTTTCAATAACAATGATGATATGCTTCACAACCTGGTGATCACCAAGCCTGGAACTGCTAATGCGGTCGGTGAGGCGGGGCTTAACCTCGGTTTGAAAGGTTCAGAAATGAATTATGTGCCTAAGTCTAATGATGTATTATTCCATAGCAACATTGTGGAGCCCGAAAAATCGGAGAGCATCTATTTCGTGGCGCCTAAGCAAGCTGGAACGTATCAGTATGTGTGCACATTCCCGGGACATTATACTTTAATGCAGGGTAAACTGAAAGTTACCAAATAGCATTCCAACATTACAAACTGCTGTGCTGCAAAGAATAGGCTTTCAGCACAGCAGTTTAATACTCAAACTCCGCTGCATTTATTTAATTAAACATTACCCTGAATTCACAAGGAGATCAAAAATGTACGCGCCCTTGACTGGCATAATTTCATGAAATTATAAAACAATGTCAATAGCCAAAAGATTTGAGTAACGAAGCGTCCATATCAAACCTTTCTGACATGAATGTCCAGCTTTGGCAGCGTTTCAAAGCTGGTGACTCGGCTGCATTAGGCCAGCTCGCACAGTTCCACTACCGGGCACTATACAACTATTCAACCAAATTTTCCGCGGACCCGGACTTCATACGCGATTCCATCCAGGAGCTCTATCTTGAATTATGGGAGCGCCGCGAACATCTTTCCGAAACCGCGTTTGTCAAATCGTATCTGATGAAAGCATTGAGGCACAAGCTCATAAAGGAAAGCATTCGCTTAAAACGCTTTCAGGAACCAAAGGAGTTTTTTGATCTCGACCAGGAAGACGCACCTATCGAAACACAGATCATTGCGGACGAAAAATCAAACTTCCAGTCCAGCCACCTCAAAAGCATCATTACGCTGCTCTCTAAACGACAACAGGAAATCATTTACCTGCGCTTTTATCAGAATCTTGATCACGAAGACATCGCGAACATCATGGGCTTGGGACGCCAAAGTGTTTCCAACCTGCTGCATCGCACATTAAAGGAGATCCGCCAGATATGGGCACCCGCAGAATTCATGTGGGCATTATTTCTTCTTTCTGCCCTTTCTTAAAACATCCCTTCTAACTGCATTCCAAGCAGATTATAACTATTTCAAAAATTAATTTGATTTTTTTGGTTATCCCACGACACAAAGCGGACATACATATTTAAAGACTACGCTTTGTCCATGGATTACCGCTATTACACCGCCGAAGAACTGGCGACGGATGATTTGTTCCGCGAATGGGTGATCTCCCCAACACCGGAAGTCACGTCATTCTGGCTCAAATGGATAGCGGAAAACCCGGAAAAATCAGGCGAGGTGGGCATGGCGCGGGAACTGGTGCTAACGGTTTACGACATGCACAATGACCAACTTACGGAAGAAGCGCTCCAACAGGAAATTGAGGAGATCACCAGGCTTGCCGGGCTGCAAAAACAAGCCCGTGGTGCAAGCATTTATCCGTTGTTAAGGCAGCCCGCGTGGCGTGTTGCGGCTATTTTTCTGCTGGTGTCGGCGCTAGGGTTGTGGTTGTATAAACGGGAGCGTAATACAGGCTCACCCGCCGCCGCACACGTGAGTGCCGCCCGCGAAACGTCAATGCTCGAACGCAAAAATGACGGTTTTCGCGAATTGACGGTTCTTTTGAGCGATAACAGTATTGCTACATTGTCGCCGGGGAGCATGATCCGGTATCCGAAAAGCTTCGATGCCAGCGAGCGGAAGGTTATTTTGTCCGGGGAAGCATTCTTTGATGTAGCTAAAAACCCGGAGCGGCCATTTTTAGTATATGCCAATGAAACGGTCACCAAAGTGCTGGGAACAAGTTTCCGGGTGAAAGCGCTTGACCAGGAAAATACGGTGATGGTGCTGGTGAAAACCGGCCGAGTGTCTGTTTATCCCAAAACAGCATATGAAACGCTGCAAAGCAAGCCTGAGGTAAACGTGTCCGTTATCGTATTGGACCCCAATCAGCAGGCTGTTTTTAACAGGAAAGAGAACAAGCTTGAAAAAGGCGTTGTGATTAACCGTCAACTGCTGTCGGAACTGTCGGTTCAGAAGGAGCTGATTTTTGATGATAAACCGGTTTCTGATGTCTTCAAAGCTTTGCAGGATATCTATGGGATTGAAATCAGTTGCAACCAGGAAATGCTTGCCAACTGCATAATCAGCGCGCAATTCAGTGACGAAAATCTTAAACAAAGACTTAACGCCATCTGTCAGGCCATTGGAGCTGATTACGATATGGTTGACGGGAAAATTGTGATTAGCGGCAAAGGCTGCAACCAGTGATATACGCTTGATTTAATACTCCTTCATGCCTATGGATAGTGTAAAACCTGTGCATTTTATATCCTAATCTTTCAAGTACCTAACTACAATTAAACGTATGAAAAAACACCGAGTCTTGCCCAGGCCATTTTATGGTGCCACCCGAATAGCACTTTACCAATTATTAATTGCCTTTATCTTCGCAAACATATCCGCCTCAGCCATTGCCGGTGCCCAGGATATGCTGAACCAAAAGGTCACGATCCAGGTAAATAATCAGGAAATCAAAGCGGTGCTGAACAAACTGAATAAGCTTACTCAGATCCGTTTTACTTACAATTCTTCACTGATCCGCCATCAGCAGAGGGTTTCAGTTAATGCGGTCGAAAAGCCGCTGGCCGAGGTGCTGGACCAGCTTTTCAAACCCCTTAACATCACCTACAAGATTGAAGGTAAGCAAGTTGTCCTTTTAAAAGGTGAAGCTGGGCCGGAAAGCGCCATTCCCGCCGCAATCAGCGATCCGACTGTTGACCGAACCATTACAGGGAAAGTCTCAGACGAAAAAGGCCAGCCATTGCCGGGCGTCAGCATTGTTGTAAAAAGTACAAAGGTCGGCACAGCCACCAATACGGAGGGAACGTATGAGCTAAGCGTTCCGGATGCGGGCGGCGTCCTGATATTTTCTTACGTAGGTTATACACCTGAGGAAGTAACCATTGGCAGCCAGAGCACTTATGACTTGTCAATGAAGCCGGATGTCCGGAATCTCGAAATGGTGGTGGTTACTGCCTTGGGTATCAAAAGAGACGCAAAGAAACTGGGATATTCAACGGCCACCGTCAACACTGAGGAACTTACAACCAACCGTACCACAAACCTGGGAAACAGTTTACAAGGAAAAGTGGCGGGATTGAATGTGACGCCGCCGGCGAGCGGACCGGGTGGATCGACCAAGATCCGTATTCGCGGCCAGTCTTCTTTTGGCGGAAACAACTCGCCGCTGATCATTGTAAACGGCGTCCCTATCAACAACAGCAGCGTTTCGGCAGGTGGCTCTGCCGGCAACGGGACCGGCAACCCTACCGGCGGTTCCTCCGATGCGGGTGACGGTCTGCAAAGTATCAATCAGGATGACATTGAATCGATGACCGTACTGAAAGGTGCAGCAGCTGCGGCATTGTACGGTTTCCGGGCGAAAGACGGTGCGATCATCATTACGACCAAGAGCGGCAGCAAGTCAACAGGAATTGGTGTCGAACTAAACTCCAATTTCCAGGCACAGGAGGCATTGGATTATACAGATTTTCAGTACGAATATGGTCAGGGTGAATTCGGAAAACGGCCTACTAACACCGCTGAGGCACAAAGCTCGGGTGTATTTGCCTTTGGAGAAAAGCTGGACGGCAAGCCTACGCCGCAGTTCGACGGCAGCACCCAACCCTATGTTGCTAATAAAGACCGCATTAAAGACTTCTATCGGACCGGAACAAGTTTTACCAACTCAGTGGCGCTGTCGGGCGGTAATGATAAAGGAAATTTCAGGCTGTCGTTTGCCAATACGGATGCCAAGGCGATCATGCCTAATTCCGATTACCATAAAAGGATCTTCAACCTCGGCCTGAACTATAAGTTTACCCCCAAACTTTCTGCACAGGTTAACGCCAATTACTCCAACGAGTACAACAAAAACCCGCCGCAAATCGGTATTCAGGACATGAATGCGAACACGACCATTTACACATTGGCCACCAGCATTGATGCCGACTGGCTAAAAAACCGCAAGGACGCCAATGGAAATGAAATGCCATTGTCGCGCTTTACAAACCGTAACAATCCTTACTGGGTTGCTTACGATCGTTTCGAGAACGTGCGCCGTGACAGGATCTTCGGGAATACATCGGTGCGATATGATTTTACAGATTGGCTTTTCGTACAGGGACGCATTTCTCAGGATTATTTCACAAGACCGTATAACTACAACCGTCCGACCGGAACACGCTCTATCGGGGCTGTGGCAACCGGTTTCAATGGCTATTATTATCAAGACATTGCTACCTTTCGGGAACGGAATGCGGACATTCTGATCGGCGCGAACAGAACATTTGGAGACTTTGGAATTGACCTCACATTAGGTGGCAACCAGATGCTGCAGATCAGCGACAACGTATCTACTGCGGTAACCAACTTTTACGTACGCGACCTTTATACGATTACCAACGGCCAGGTTAAGAATCCGAATTACAATTACAGTAAGAAAAAGGTTAACTCCATCTACGGCGCTGCTGAATTTTCCTACAAAAACTTTTTGTATATCAATGTTACGGCCAGGAACGACTGGTTTTCAACGTTAAATCCTCAGTCCAACAGCTATCTGTATCCCTCAGTGAGCGGAAGCTTCGTATTCAGCCAGGCATTTGCAAATGCACCTAATTGGTTGACTTATGGTAAATTACGCGC
It includes:
- a CDS encoding family 16 glycoside hydrolase, which produces MRHLIQKVSMLFLTCPIMVMGQTAKGNYSLLPLKDLSSFESTSPNWSVQGDVAIHPTGTAKPKTKSGEGILIGNPGKALTTKLKAGDLRLAMEFMVSPGAEGYIVLPGGQKVRISDSSQQRDANASTSGYIGQFPTQNASKAPGLWQTLELVYDAAVPGVANSARLNLLSLNGVTVLETVYLPNSQATAEGRPLSFEVNKGTIAFRNVGYQLLASRKTLTLNNLTYKVYSDKWDAKEYSKLSNEGKSPALTQEVTNGMREFHLVYEGDMDVQEAGDYIFTSIYSGPMFDFEVDGKSVMNTGESTSQETHTGSANLTQGAHKFKIHYSRFPWRQPALGLRVEKSGIRPYDLHVLSSLPEPEPKPYISVTPDKQPEMVRSFIQVEGEKYKRTHCISVGSPQGWSYTIDLNRGAMLQAWRGQFANVTEMWYERGEPQLLTPAGLAVHVSGRSSLAVLADKGTTWPDSANINFLGYKINPEGFPVFRYAVGSATVSDQIISNDKGMLRTFTVEGKPTGEIYSLLGSGKQITDLKNGLFQIDNRYYIQVNQKAQAIVRPAGDNQELVLPVSGSATYMMFW
- a CDS encoding plastocyanin/azurin family copper-binding protein; translation: MKNILLTTLISLGCVSAYAQSKQNKEDDFYRIITIPIPENIKMEVGGMQVLPDGRLATSTRRGEVWMIGNPYLKGDGQPSFHRFASGLHEPLGLLYRGKDFLISQRGEVTRLVDTDNDGVADVYDSFAKWPLSGNYHQYSYGPVPMPNGELLVTLNLDWVGRGASQSKWRGWMLKLGEDGKLTPFATGLRSPSGFGSYKGDIFYTENQGDWVGSGRMTHLEKGDFAGNPAGLRWSKEEGSPVKLTPSDVPNTGEPLYDVAKKLPGLKAPAVWFPHTLVGISTSDFKEDVTNGAFGPFAGQMFVGDQGHSIITRVDLEKVNGVWQGTVFPFREGFMSGILRMEWGLDGSMFVGQTSRGWSATGKQEFGIQRLVWTGKMPFEMKNVHSMPDGFEITFTSPVDKKAAADQDAYKLNSFTYKYHQTYGSPIINTQEVPLKGIVVSEDGLKVRLVLDPALLRKGYIHEIKADGVKGADGNPLLHATGYYTLNEIASGNPVSASAFTTTVKAAAVDHSAHAAAASAEPANSAPSAKRVVDMPASWTNGPDQTITIGTVPGLKFDISEIQVKAGSRVKIVFNNNDDMLHNLVITKPGTANAVGEAGLNLGLKGSEMNYVPKSNDVLFHSNIVEPEKSESIYFVAPKQAGTYQYVCTFPGHYTLMQGKLKVTK
- a CDS encoding RNA polymerase sigma factor, with translation MNVQLWQRFKAGDSAALGQLAQFHYRALYNYSTKFSADPDFIRDSIQELYLELWERREHLSETAFVKSYLMKALRHKLIKESIRLKRFQEPKEFFDLDQEDAPIETQIIADEKSNFQSSHLKSIITLLSKRQQEIIYLRFYQNLDHEDIANIMGLGRQSVSNLLHRTLKEIRQIWAPAEFMWALFLLSALS
- a CDS encoding FecR family protein; translated protein: MDYRYYTAEELATDDLFREWVISPTPEVTSFWLKWIAENPEKSGEVGMARELVLTVYDMHNDQLTEEALQQEIEEITRLAGLQKQARGASIYPLLRQPAWRVAAIFLLVSALGLWLYKRERNTGSPAAAHVSAARETSMLERKNDGFRELTVLLSDNSIATLSPGSMIRYPKSFDASERKVILSGEAFFDVAKNPERPFLVYANETVTKVLGTSFRVKALDQENTVMVLVKTGRVSVYPKTAYETLQSKPEVNVSVIVLDPNQQAVFNRKENKLEKGVVINRQLLSELSVQKELIFDDKPVSDVFKALQDIYGIEISCNQEMLANCIISAQFSDENLKQRLNAICQAIGADYDMVDGKIVISGKGCNQ
- a CDS encoding SusC/RagA family TonB-linked outer membrane protein, producing MKKHRVLPRPFYGATRIALYQLLIAFIFANISASAIAGAQDMLNQKVTIQVNNQEIKAVLNKLNKLTQIRFTYNSSLIRHQQRVSVNAVEKPLAEVLDQLFKPLNITYKIEGKQVVLLKGEAGPESAIPAAISDPTVDRTITGKVSDEKGQPLPGVSIVVKSTKVGTATNTEGTYELSVPDAGGVLIFSYVGYTPEEVTIGSQSTYDLSMKPDVRNLEMVVVTALGIKRDAKKLGYSTATVNTEELTTNRTTNLGNSLQGKVAGLNVTPPASGPGGSTKIRIRGQSSFGGNNSPLIIVNGVPINNSSVSAGGSAGNGTGNPTGGSSDAGDGLQSINQDDIESMTVLKGAAAAALYGFRAKDGAIIITTKSGSKSTGIGVELNSNFQAQEALDYTDFQYEYGQGEFGKRPTNTAEAQSSGVFAFGEKLDGKPTPQFDGSTQPYVANKDRIKDFYRTGTSFTNSVALSGGNDKGNFRLSFANTDAKAIMPNSDYHKRIFNLGLNYKFTPKLSAQVNANYSNEYNKNPPQIGIQDMNANTTIYTLATSIDADWLKNRKDANGNEMPLSRFTNRNNPYWVAYDRFENVRRDRIFGNTSVRYDFTDWLFVQGRISQDYFTRPYNYNRPTGTRSIGAVATGFNGYYYQDIATFRERNADILIGANRTFGDFGIDLTLGGNQMLQISDNVSTAVTNFYVRDLYTITNGQVKNPNYNYSKKKVNSIYGAAEFSYKNFLYINVTARNDWFSTLNPQSNSYLYPSVSGSFVFSQAFANAPNWLTYGKLRAAYAEVGGDTDPYSDNLYYGVNANPFNGTALGNLPSAVSPNANLRPLKVKETEVGIELKTFDNRLNLDLSLYRKNTVDEILNVDISNTSGFSQTKVNVGKLRNQGVEFLLTIVPVKTDVITWETSFNGSYNISKVIELAPGPPRQLRFDVGSGEFFGIVSHEVDKPLASLRGFDYKRDTQGRIITSGGLPQQGNLITYGSAIPKWVGAWVNSFNVKGVRIGTQIDFKAGNKILSNSNLNFLREGLSKPSLIGREGGVLLESVTNEGAPNTTRVEAEQFYTAYRSTGIATPFVYNGAFVRWRSITLGYDLSRFLRDKTFIKGLTISAMCNNVLMIKKNIDNLDPEAQVSASDNLQGIETHTLPTTRSYGVNLNIKL